One genomic segment of Elgaria multicarinata webbii isolate HBS135686 ecotype San Diego chromosome 9, rElgMul1.1.pri, whole genome shotgun sequence includes these proteins:
- the NDUFB2 gene encoding NADH dehydrogenase [ubiquinone] 1 beta subcomplex subunit 2, mitochondrial, giving the protein MVGPLCRVTGGMRVAARLLRARGGTGVTLGVRRASEGVHIEPRYRQFPELTRSQVIKAELLSSFMWFWILWHFWHDPDAVLGHFPYPDPSKWTDEELGIPPDDAE; this is encoded by the exons ATGGTGGGGCCTCTGTGCCGAGTGACCGGCGGGATGCGCGTTGCCGCCCGGCTCCTTCGCGCCAGAGGAGGCACGGGCGTGACCTTAGGGGTCCGGCG TGCAAGTGAAGGTGTACATATTGAGCCTCGCTACCGCCAGTTCCCAGAGCTGACACGGTCCCAGGTGATAAAGGCTGAGCTGCTCAGTAGCTTTATGTGGTTCTGGATCCTGTGGCACTTCTGGCATGATCCTGATGCTGTGCTG GGTCACTTTCCTTATCCTGATCCTTCAAAGTGGACAGATGAAGAGCTGGGAATCCCTCCTGACGATGCAGAGTAG